Proteins encoded within one genomic window of Canis lupus familiaris isolate Mischka breed German Shepherd chromosome 12, alternate assembly UU_Cfam_GSD_1.0, whole genome shotgun sequence:
- the BAG6 gene encoding large proline-rich protein BAG6 isoform X12: MEPTDSTSTTSSMEEPDSLEVLVKTLDSQTRTFIVGAQMNVKEFKEHIAASVSIPSEKQRLIYQGRVLQDDKKLQEYNVGGKVIHLVERAPPQTPLPSGASSGIGSASATHGGGPPPGTRGPGASVHDRNANSYVMVGTFNLPSDGSAVDVHINMEQAPIQSEPRVRLVMAQHMIRDIQTLLSRMECRGGPQAQHSQPPPQTPAVASEPVALSSQTSEAVESEVPPREPMEAEEVEERASAQSPELTPSGPAPVGPAPAPETNAPNHPSPAEYVEVLQELQRLESRLQPFLQRYYEVLGTAATTDYNNNQEGREEDQRLINLVGESLRLLGNTFVALSDLRCNLACAPPRHLHVVRPMSHYTTPMVLQQAAIPIQINVGTTVTMTGNGTRPPPTANAEAAPPGPGQASSLAPTSTTVESSTEGAPPPGPAPPPTTSHPRVIRISHQSVEPVVMMHMNIQDSGTQPGGVPSAPTGPLGPPGHGQTLGQQVPGFPTAPTRVVIARPTPPQARPSHPGGPPVSGTLQGSGLGTNASLAQMVSGLVGQLLMQPVLVAQGTPGMAPPPAPATASASAGTTNTATTAGPAPGGPAQPPPPQPSAADLQFSQLLGNLLGPAGPGAGGPGMASPTITVAMPGVPAFLQGMTDFLQAAQTAPPPPPPPPPPPPAPEQQTVPPPGSPSGGTGSPGGLGLESLSPEFFTSVVQGVLNSLLGSLGARAGSSESIAAFIQRLSGSSNIFEPGADGALGFFGALLSLLCQNFSMVDVVMLLHGHFQPLQRLQPQLRSFFHQHYLGGQEPTPGNIRTATHTLITGLEEYVRESFSLVQVQPGVDIIRTNLEFLQEQFNSIAAHVLHCTDSGFGARLLELCNQGLFECLALNLHCLGGQQMELAAVINGRIRRMSRGVNPSLVSWLTTMMGLRLQVVLEHMPVGPDAILRYVRRVGDPPQPLPEEPMEVQGSERTSPEPQRENASPAPGTTAEEAMSRGPPPAPEGGGGGSREEQDGAAAETEPWAAAVPPEWVPIIQQDIQSQRKVKPQPPLSDAYLSGMPAKRRKTMQGEGPQLLLSEAVSRAAKAAGARPLTSPESLSRDLEAPEVQESYRQQLRADIQKRLQEDPNYSPQRFPNAHRAFTDDP, translated from the exons ATGTTGGGGGAAAGGTTATTCACCTGGTGGAACGGGCTCCTCCTCAGACTCCGCTCCCTTCTGGGGCATCTTCTGGGATAGGATCTGCCTCAGCCACCCATGGTGGAGGACCCCCGCCTGGTACTCGGGGGCCTGGGGCCTCTGTTCATGACCGGAATGCCAACAGCTATGTCATGGTTGGAACCTTTAACCTTCCT AGTGACGGCTCTGCTGTGGATGTTCACATCAACATGGAACAGGCCCCGATTCAG AGTGAGCCCCGAGTACGGCTGGTGATGGCTCAACACATGATCAGGGATATACAAACCTTACTATCCCGGATGGAG TGTCGAGGGGGACCCCAAGCACAGCATAGTCAGCCGCCCCCCCAGACACCAGCTGTGGCCTCGGAGCCGGTAGCCTTGAGCTCTCAAACATCAGAAGCAGTTGAGAGTGAAGTGCCTCCTCGGGAGCCTATGGAGGCAGAAGAAGTGGAGGAGCGTGCCTCAGCCCAGAGCCCGGAACTCACCCCTTCTGGCCCAGCCCCAGTGggcccagcacctgccccagAGACAAATGCACCCAA TCATCCTTCCCCTGCGGAGTATGTCGAAGTGCTTCAGGAGCTACAGCGGCTtgagagccgccttcagcccttcTTGCAGCGCTACTACGAGGTTCTGGGTACTGCTGCCACCACGGACTACAACAATAAC CAGGAGGGCCGAGAAGAGGACCAGCGCTTGATCAACTTAGTGGGGGAGAGCCTGCGGCTGCTGGGTAACACTTTCGTGGCGCTGTCTGACCTGCGCTGCAATCTGGCCTGTGCGCCCCCACGACACCTGCATGTGGTCCGGCCCATGTCTCACTACACTACCCCCATGGTGCTTCAGCAAGCAGCCATTCCCATCCAG ATCAATGTGGGAACCACTGTGACCATGACGGGGAATGGGACTCGGCCCCCCCCAACTGCCAATGCGGAGGCAGCTCCCCCTGGTCCTGGGCAGGCCTCGTCCCTGGCTCCCACTTCTACCACTGTCGAGTCTTCAACCGAGGGGGCTCCCCCGCCAGGGCCAGCTCCCCCCCCAACCACCAGTCACCCGAGGGTCATCCGAATTTCCCACCAGAGCGTGGAACCCGTGGTCATGATGCACATGAATATCCAAG aTTCCGGCACACAGCCTGGTGGAGTTCCGAGTGCTCCCACTGGCCCCCTAGGACCCCCTGGTCATGGCCAGACCCTGG GACAGCAGGTGCCAGGCTTCCCTACGGCTCCGACCCGGGTGGTGATTGCCCGGCCCACCCCTCCACAGGCTCGGCCTTCCCATCCTGGGGGGCCCCCCGTCTCGGGTACTCTA CAGGGCTCCGGGCTAGGTACCAATGCTTCTCTGGCCCAGATGGTGAGCGGCCTTGTGGGGCAGCTCCTGATGCAGCCTGTTCTGGTGG CTCAGGGGACCCCAGGAATGGctccacctccagcccctgccaCTGCTTCAGCTAGTGCCGGCACTACCAACACCGCTACCACAGCTGGCCCTGCTCCCGGGGGGcctgcccagcctcctccccctcAGCCCTCGGCCGCCGACCTGCAGTTCTCTCAGCTCCTGGGGAACTTGCTGGGgccagcagggcctggggccGGCGGGCCTGGCATGGCTTCTCCCACCATCACCGTGGCCATGCCCGGCGTCCCCGCCTTTCTACAGGGCATGACTGACTTTCTGCAG GCAGCACAGacagcccctccacccccgccgccgccgccgcccccgcccccagcaccgGAGCAGCAGACTGTGCCCCCACCAGGGTCCCCTTCTGGTGGCACAGGGAGTCCTGGAGGCCTGGGTCTTGAGAGCCTTTCACCGGAGTTTTTTACATCTGTGGTGCAGGGTGTGCTGAActccctgctgggctccctgggggcgCGGGCCGGCAGCAGTGAGAGCATCGCTGCTTTCATCCAGCGCCTCAGCGGATCCAGTAACATCTTCGAGCCTGGGGCAGATGGGGCCCTCG GATTCTTCGGGGCCCTGCTTTCTCTTTTGTGCCAGAACTTTTCCATGGTAGACGTGGTGATGCTTCTTCACGGCCATTTCCAGCCACTGCAGCGGCTCCAGCCCCAGCTGCGGTCCTTTTTCCACCAGCACTACCTGGGTGGCCAAGAGCCCACACCCGGTAACATACGG ACGGCGACCCACACATTGATCACGGGGCTGGAAGAATACGTGCGGGAGAGTTTC TCTTTGGTGCAGGTTCAGCCTGGTGTGGACATCATCCGGACCAACCTGGAGTTTCTCCAGGAGCAGTTCAACAGCATTGCTGCTCATGTGCTGCACTGCACAG ATAGTGGATTTGGGGCCCGTTTGTTGGAGTTGTGTAACCAGGGCCTGTTTGAGTGCCTGGCCCTCAACCTGCACTGCTTGGGGGGCCAGCAGATGGAACTCGCTGCTGTCATCAATGGCCGGATA CGTCGCATGTCTCGTGGGGTGAACCCGTCCCTGGTGAGCTGGCTGACCACTATGATGGGGCTGAGGCTTCAGGTGGTTCTGGAGCACATGCCTGTGGGCCCCGATGCCATCCTCAGATACGTCCGCAGGGTTGGCGACCCACCCCAG CCACTTCCTGAGGAGCCGATGGAAGTTCAGGGATCAGAGAGGACTTCTCCTGAGCCTCAG CGGGAGAATGCCTCCCCGGCCCCAGGAACAACGGCAGAAGAGGCCATGTCTCGAGGGCCTCCTCCTGCACctgagggcggcggcggcggctcccgtGAAGAGCAGGACGGAGCTGCAGCCGAGACTGAGCCTTGGGCAGCTGCCGTCCCCCCA GAGTGGGTCCCGATTATCCAGCAGGACATTCAGAGCCAGCGGAAAGTGAAGCCGCAGCCCCCCTTGAGCGATGCCTACCTCAGTGGTATGCCTGCCAAGAGACGCAAG ACGATGCAGGGTGAGGGCCCCCAGCTGCTTCTCTCAGAGGCCGTGAGCCGGGCAGCTAAGGCAGCCGGAGCTCGGCCCCTGACGAGCCCCGAGAGCCTGAGCCGGGACCTGGAGGCACCAGAGGTTCAGGAGAGCTACAGGCAGCAG ctccGGGCTGATATACAGAAGCGACTGCAGGAAGACCCCAACTACAGCCCCCAGCGCTTCCCTAATGCCCACCGGGCCTTCACTGATGATCCCTAG
- the BAG6 gene encoding large proline-rich protein BAG6 isoform X14: MEPTDSTSTTSSMEEPDSLEVLVKTLDSQTRTFIVGAQMNVKEFKEHIAASVSIPSEKQRLIYQGRVLQDDKKLQEYNVGGKVIHLVERAPPQTPLPSGASSGIGSASATHGGGPPPGTRGPGASVHDRNANSYVMVGTFNLPSDGSAVDVHINMEQAPIQSEPRVRLVMAQHMIRDIQTLLSRMECRGGPQAQHSQPPPQTPAVASEPVALSSQTSEAVESEVPPREPMEAEEVEERASAQSPELTPSGPAPVGPAPAPETNAPNHPSPAEYVEVLQELQRLESRLQPFLQRYYEVLGTAATTDYNNNQEGREEDQRLINLVGESLRLLGNTFVALSDLRCNLACAPPRHLHVVRPMSHYTTPMVLQQAAIPIQINVGTTVTMTGNGTRPPPTANAEAAPPGPGQASSLAPTSTTVESSTEGAPPPGPAPPPTTSHPRVIRISHQSVEPVVMMHMNIQDSGTQPGGVPSAPTGPLGPPGHGQTLGQQVPGFPTAPTRVVIARPTPPQARPSHPGGPPVSGTLGSGLGTNASLAQMVSGLVGQLLMQPVLVAQGTPGMAPPPAPATASASAGTTNTATTAGPAPGGPAQPPPPQPSAADLQFSQLLGNLLGPAGPGAGGPGMASPTITVAMPGVPAFLQGMTDFLQAAQTAPPPPPPPPPPPPAPEQQTVPPPGSPSGGTGSPGGLGLESLSPEFFTSVVQGVLNSLLGSLGARAGSSESIAAFIQRLSGSSNIFEPGADGALGFFGALLSLLCQNFSMVDVVMLLHGHFQPLQRLQPQLRSFFHQHYLGGQEPTPGNIRTATHTLITGLEEYVRESFSLVQVQPGVDIIRTNLEFLQEQFNSIAAHVLHCTDSGFGARLLELCNQGLFECLALNLHCLGGQQMELAAVINGRIRRMSRGVNPSLVSWLTTMMGLRLQVVLEHMPVGPDAILRYVRRVGDPPQPLPEEPMEVQGSERTSPEPQRENASPAPGTTAEEAMSRGPPPAPEGGGGGSREEQDGAAAETEPWAAAVPPEWVPIIQQDIQSQRKVKPQPPLSDAYLSGMPAKRRKTMQGEGPQLLLSEAVSRAAKAAGARPLTSPESLSRDLEAPEVQESYRQQLRADIQKRLQEDPNYSPQRFPNAHRAFTDDP; this comes from the exons ATGTTGGGGGAAAGGTTATTCACCTGGTGGAACGGGCTCCTCCTCAGACTCCGCTCCCTTCTGGGGCATCTTCTGGGATAGGATCTGCCTCAGCCACCCATGGTGGAGGACCCCCGCCTGGTACTCGGGGGCCTGGGGCCTCTGTTCATGACCGGAATGCCAACAGCTATGTCATGGTTGGAACCTTTAACCTTCCT AGTGACGGCTCTGCTGTGGATGTTCACATCAACATGGAACAGGCCCCGATTCAG AGTGAGCCCCGAGTACGGCTGGTGATGGCTCAACACATGATCAGGGATATACAAACCTTACTATCCCGGATGGAG TGTCGAGGGGGACCCCAAGCACAGCATAGTCAGCCGCCCCCCCAGACACCAGCTGTGGCCTCGGAGCCGGTAGCCTTGAGCTCTCAAACATCAGAAGCAGTTGAGAGTGAAGTGCCTCCTCGGGAGCCTATGGAGGCAGAAGAAGTGGAGGAGCGTGCCTCAGCCCAGAGCCCGGAACTCACCCCTTCTGGCCCAGCCCCAGTGggcccagcacctgccccagAGACAAATGCACCCAA TCATCCTTCCCCTGCGGAGTATGTCGAAGTGCTTCAGGAGCTACAGCGGCTtgagagccgccttcagcccttcTTGCAGCGCTACTACGAGGTTCTGGGTACTGCTGCCACCACGGACTACAACAATAAC CAGGAGGGCCGAGAAGAGGACCAGCGCTTGATCAACTTAGTGGGGGAGAGCCTGCGGCTGCTGGGTAACACTTTCGTGGCGCTGTCTGACCTGCGCTGCAATCTGGCCTGTGCGCCCCCACGACACCTGCATGTGGTCCGGCCCATGTCTCACTACACTACCCCCATGGTGCTTCAGCAAGCAGCCATTCCCATCCAG ATCAATGTGGGAACCACTGTGACCATGACGGGGAATGGGACTCGGCCCCCCCCAACTGCCAATGCGGAGGCAGCTCCCCCTGGTCCTGGGCAGGCCTCGTCCCTGGCTCCCACTTCTACCACTGTCGAGTCTTCAACCGAGGGGGCTCCCCCGCCAGGGCCAGCTCCCCCCCCAACCACCAGTCACCCGAGGGTCATCCGAATTTCCCACCAGAGCGTGGAACCCGTGGTCATGATGCACATGAATATCCAAG aTTCCGGCACACAGCCTGGTGGAGTTCCGAGTGCTCCCACTGGCCCCCTAGGACCCCCTGGTCATGGCCAGACCCTGG GACAGCAGGTGCCAGGCTTCCCTACGGCTCCGACCCGGGTGGTGATTGCCCGGCCCACCCCTCCACAGGCTCGGCCTTCCCATCCTGGGGGGCCCCCCGTCTCGGGTACTCTA GGCTCCGGGCTAGGTACCAATGCTTCTCTGGCCCAGATGGTGAGCGGCCTTGTGGGGCAGCTCCTGATGCAGCCTGTTCTGGTGG CTCAGGGGACCCCAGGAATGGctccacctccagcccctgccaCTGCTTCAGCTAGTGCCGGCACTACCAACACCGCTACCACAGCTGGCCCTGCTCCCGGGGGGcctgcccagcctcctccccctcAGCCCTCGGCCGCCGACCTGCAGTTCTCTCAGCTCCTGGGGAACTTGCTGGGgccagcagggcctggggccGGCGGGCCTGGCATGGCTTCTCCCACCATCACCGTGGCCATGCCCGGCGTCCCCGCCTTTCTACAGGGCATGACTGACTTTCTGCAG GCAGCACAGacagcccctccacccccgccgccgccgccgcccccgcccccagcaccgGAGCAGCAGACTGTGCCCCCACCAGGGTCCCCTTCTGGTGGCACAGGGAGTCCTGGAGGCCTGGGTCTTGAGAGCCTTTCACCGGAGTTTTTTACATCTGTGGTGCAGGGTGTGCTGAActccctgctgggctccctgggggcgCGGGCCGGCAGCAGTGAGAGCATCGCTGCTTTCATCCAGCGCCTCAGCGGATCCAGTAACATCTTCGAGCCTGGGGCAGATGGGGCCCTCG GATTCTTCGGGGCCCTGCTTTCTCTTTTGTGCCAGAACTTTTCCATGGTAGACGTGGTGATGCTTCTTCACGGCCATTTCCAGCCACTGCAGCGGCTCCAGCCCCAGCTGCGGTCCTTTTTCCACCAGCACTACCTGGGTGGCCAAGAGCCCACACCCGGTAACATACGG ACGGCGACCCACACATTGATCACGGGGCTGGAAGAATACGTGCGGGAGAGTTTC TCTTTGGTGCAGGTTCAGCCTGGTGTGGACATCATCCGGACCAACCTGGAGTTTCTCCAGGAGCAGTTCAACAGCATTGCTGCTCATGTGCTGCACTGCACAG ATAGTGGATTTGGGGCCCGTTTGTTGGAGTTGTGTAACCAGGGCCTGTTTGAGTGCCTGGCCCTCAACCTGCACTGCTTGGGGGGCCAGCAGATGGAACTCGCTGCTGTCATCAATGGCCGGATA CGTCGCATGTCTCGTGGGGTGAACCCGTCCCTGGTGAGCTGGCTGACCACTATGATGGGGCTGAGGCTTCAGGTGGTTCTGGAGCACATGCCTGTGGGCCCCGATGCCATCCTCAGATACGTCCGCAGGGTTGGCGACCCACCCCAG CCACTTCCTGAGGAGCCGATGGAAGTTCAGGGATCAGAGAGGACTTCTCCTGAGCCTCAG CGGGAGAATGCCTCCCCGGCCCCAGGAACAACGGCAGAAGAGGCCATGTCTCGAGGGCCTCCTCCTGCACctgagggcggcggcggcggctcccgtGAAGAGCAGGACGGAGCTGCAGCCGAGACTGAGCCTTGGGCAGCTGCCGTCCCCCCA GAGTGGGTCCCGATTATCCAGCAGGACATTCAGAGCCAGCGGAAAGTGAAGCCGCAGCCCCCCTTGAGCGATGCCTACCTCAGTGGTATGCCTGCCAAGAGACGCAAG ACGATGCAGGGTGAGGGCCCCCAGCTGCTTCTCTCAGAGGCCGTGAGCCGGGCAGCTAAGGCAGCCGGAGCTCGGCCCCTGACGAGCCCCGAGAGCCTGAGCCGGGACCTGGAGGCACCAGAGGTTCAGGAGAGCTACAGGCAGCAG ctccGGGCTGATATACAGAAGCGACTGCAGGAAGACCCCAACTACAGCCCCCAGCGCTTCCCTAATGCCCACCGGGCCTTCACTGATGATCCCTAG
- the BAG6 gene encoding large proline-rich protein BAG6 isoform X21 has protein sequence MEPTDSTSTTSSMEEPDSLEVLVKTLDSQTRTFIVGAQMNVKEFKEHIAASVSIPSEKQRLIYQGRVLQDDKKLQEYNVGGKVIHLVERAPPQTPLPSGASSGIGSASATHGGGPPPGTRGPGASVHDRNANSYVMVGTFNLPSEPRVRLVMAQHMIRDIQTLLSRMECRGGPQAQHSQPPPQTPAVASEPVALSSQTSEAVESEVPPREPMEAEEVEERASAQSPELTPSGPAPVGPAPAPETNAPNHPSPAEYVEVLQELQRLESRLQPFLQRYYEVLGTAATTDYNNNQEGREEDQRLINLVGESLRLLGNTFVALSDLRCNLACAPPRHLHVVRPMSHYTTPMVLQQAAIPIQINVGTTVTMTGNGTRPPPTANAEAAPPGPGQASSLAPTSTTVESSTEGAPPPGPAPPPTTSHPRVIRISHQSVEPVVMMHMNIQDSGTQPGGVPSAPTGPLGPPGHGQTLGSTLIQLPSLPPEFMHAVAHQITHQAMVAAVASAAAGQQVPGFPTAPTRVVIARPTPPQARPSHPGGPPVSGTLQGSGLGTNASLAQMVSGLVGQLLMQPVLVAQGTPGMAPPPAPATASASAGTTNTATTAGPAPGGPAQPPPPQPSAADLQFSQLLGNLLGPAGPGAGGPGMASPTITVAMPGVPAFLQGMTDFLQAAQTAPPPPPPPPPPPPAPEQQTVPPPGSPSGGTGSPGGLGLESLSPEFFTSVVQGVLNSLLGSLGARAGSSESIAAFIQRLSGSSNIFEPGADGALGFFGALLSLLCQNFSMVDVVMLLHGHFQPLQRLQPQLRSFFHQHYLGGQEPTPGNIRTATHTLITGLEEYVRESFSLVQVQPGVDIIRTNLEFLQEQFNSIAAHVLHCTDSGFGARLLELCNQGLFECLALNLHCLGGQQMELAAVINGRIRRMSRGVNPSLVSWLTTMMGLRLQVVLEHMPVGPDAILRYVRRVGDPPQPLPEEPMEVQGSERTSPEPQRENASPAPGTTAEEAMSRGPPPAPEGGGGGSREEQDGAAAETEPWAAAVPPEWVPIIQQDIQSQRKVKPQPPLSDAYLSGMPAKRRKLRADIQKRLQEDPNYSPQRFPNAHRAFTDDP, from the exons ATGTTGGGGGAAAGGTTATTCACCTGGTGGAACGGGCTCCTCCTCAGACTCCGCTCCCTTCTGGGGCATCTTCTGGGATAGGATCTGCCTCAGCCACCCATGGTGGAGGACCCCCGCCTGGTACTCGGGGGCCTGGGGCCTCTGTTCATGACCGGAATGCCAACAGCTATGTCATGGTTGGAACCTTTAACCTTCCT AGTGAGCCCCGAGTACGGCTGGTGATGGCTCAACACATGATCAGGGATATACAAACCTTACTATCCCGGATGGAG TGTCGAGGGGGACCCCAAGCACAGCATAGTCAGCCGCCCCCCCAGACACCAGCTGTGGCCTCGGAGCCGGTAGCCTTGAGCTCTCAAACATCAGAAGCAGTTGAGAGTGAAGTGCCTCCTCGGGAGCCTATGGAGGCAGAAGAAGTGGAGGAGCGTGCCTCAGCCCAGAGCCCGGAACTCACCCCTTCTGGCCCAGCCCCAGTGggcccagcacctgccccagAGACAAATGCACCCAA TCATCCTTCCCCTGCGGAGTATGTCGAAGTGCTTCAGGAGCTACAGCGGCTtgagagccgccttcagcccttcTTGCAGCGCTACTACGAGGTTCTGGGTACTGCTGCCACCACGGACTACAACAATAAC CAGGAGGGCCGAGAAGAGGACCAGCGCTTGATCAACTTAGTGGGGGAGAGCCTGCGGCTGCTGGGTAACACTTTCGTGGCGCTGTCTGACCTGCGCTGCAATCTGGCCTGTGCGCCCCCACGACACCTGCATGTGGTCCGGCCCATGTCTCACTACACTACCCCCATGGTGCTTCAGCAAGCAGCCATTCCCATCCAG ATCAATGTGGGAACCACTGTGACCATGACGGGGAATGGGACTCGGCCCCCCCCAACTGCCAATGCGGAGGCAGCTCCCCCTGGTCCTGGGCAGGCCTCGTCCCTGGCTCCCACTTCTACCACTGTCGAGTCTTCAACCGAGGGGGCTCCCCCGCCAGGGCCAGCTCCCCCCCCAACCACCAGTCACCCGAGGGTCATCCGAATTTCCCACCAGAGCGTGGAACCCGTGGTCATGATGCACATGAATATCCAAG aTTCCGGCACACAGCCTGGTGGAGTTCCGAGTGCTCCCACTGGCCCCCTAGGACCCCCTGGTCATGGCCAGACCCTGG gctccaccctcatccagctgccctccctgccccctgagTTCATGCACGCCGTCGCCCACCAGATCACTCATCAGGCCATGGTGGCAGCTGTTGCCTCCGCGGCCGCAG GACAGCAGGTGCCAGGCTTCCCTACGGCTCCGACCCGGGTGGTGATTGCCCGGCCCACCCCTCCACAGGCTCGGCCTTCCCATCCTGGGGGGCCCCCCGTCTCGGGTACTCTA CAGGGCTCCGGGCTAGGTACCAATGCTTCTCTGGCCCAGATGGTGAGCGGCCTTGTGGGGCAGCTCCTGATGCAGCCTGTTCTGGTGG CTCAGGGGACCCCAGGAATGGctccacctccagcccctgccaCTGCTTCAGCTAGTGCCGGCACTACCAACACCGCTACCACAGCTGGCCCTGCTCCCGGGGGGcctgcccagcctcctccccctcAGCCCTCGGCCGCCGACCTGCAGTTCTCTCAGCTCCTGGGGAACTTGCTGGGgccagcagggcctggggccGGCGGGCCTGGCATGGCTTCTCCCACCATCACCGTGGCCATGCCCGGCGTCCCCGCCTTTCTACAGGGCATGACTGACTTTCTGCAG GCAGCACAGacagcccctccacccccgccgccgccgccgcccccgcccccagcaccgGAGCAGCAGACTGTGCCCCCACCAGGGTCCCCTTCTGGTGGCACAGGGAGTCCTGGAGGCCTGGGTCTTGAGAGCCTTTCACCGGAGTTTTTTACATCTGTGGTGCAGGGTGTGCTGAActccctgctgggctccctgggggcgCGGGCCGGCAGCAGTGAGAGCATCGCTGCTTTCATCCAGCGCCTCAGCGGATCCAGTAACATCTTCGAGCCTGGGGCAGATGGGGCCCTCG GATTCTTCGGGGCCCTGCTTTCTCTTTTGTGCCAGAACTTTTCCATGGTAGACGTGGTGATGCTTCTTCACGGCCATTTCCAGCCACTGCAGCGGCTCCAGCCCCAGCTGCGGTCCTTTTTCCACCAGCACTACCTGGGTGGCCAAGAGCCCACACCCGGTAACATACGG ACGGCGACCCACACATTGATCACGGGGCTGGAAGAATACGTGCGGGAGAGTTTC TCTTTGGTGCAGGTTCAGCCTGGTGTGGACATCATCCGGACCAACCTGGAGTTTCTCCAGGAGCAGTTCAACAGCATTGCTGCTCATGTGCTGCACTGCACAG ATAGTGGATTTGGGGCCCGTTTGTTGGAGTTGTGTAACCAGGGCCTGTTTGAGTGCCTGGCCCTCAACCTGCACTGCTTGGGGGGCCAGCAGATGGAACTCGCTGCTGTCATCAATGGCCGGATA CGTCGCATGTCTCGTGGGGTGAACCCGTCCCTGGTGAGCTGGCTGACCACTATGATGGGGCTGAGGCTTCAGGTGGTTCTGGAGCACATGCCTGTGGGCCCCGATGCCATCCTCAGATACGTCCGCAGGGTTGGCGACCCACCCCAG CCACTTCCTGAGGAGCCGATGGAAGTTCAGGGATCAGAGAGGACTTCTCCTGAGCCTCAG CGGGAGAATGCCTCCCCGGCCCCAGGAACAACGGCAGAAGAGGCCATGTCTCGAGGGCCTCCTCCTGCACctgagggcggcggcggcggctcccgtGAAGAGCAGGACGGAGCTGCAGCCGAGACTGAGCCTTGGGCAGCTGCCGTCCCCCCA GAGTGGGTCCCGATTATCCAGCAGGACATTCAGAGCCAGCGGAAAGTGAAGCCGCAGCCCCCCTTGAGCGATGCCTACCTCAGTGGTATGCCTGCCAAGAGACGCAAG ctccGGGCTGATATACAGAAGCGACTGCAGGAAGACCCCAACTACAGCCCCCAGCGCTTCCCTAATGCCCACCGGGCCTTCACTGATGATCCCTAG